From a region of the Rouxiella sp. S1S-2 genome:
- the ligB gene encoding NAD-dependent DNA ligase LigB gives MRYSQFITLILIPFISFSAYCSPLPRCPLWSPTRFEQEIDKLSSQLDGWDIEYHQRGNSQIDDGLYDSLREKHKFWQICAKKVPTEQVLPKSKAPLLHPVAHTGLKKLPAQADVKRWMKGRHGLWIQPKIDGIAVTLVYQQGQLISLLSRGDGQYGQDWTDKARSIPAIPLQIPDVSARVILQGELFLLMNGHQQGVSGGVNARAQVAGAMMRNSLSTPLPKMGIFIWEWPDGPGQMQARLQRLKEIGFPLTAEYTQPVNHFHQVSEWRNYWFQHPLPFATDGVVIRQQDEPEGRFWRNRPANWAVAWKYPLVRKDTEVVGIETSVGRSGKRSVVLLLEPITLDDKQVSRVSVGSPEKLKQWGIIIGDRVVVSLAGQGIPRLDEVVWRVAVRNENTVSVEKTTENKKADIFSCFKPDMHCREQFLARLVWLSGPQGLNMSGFGPGTWKKLLDAHLLTSLTGWLSLSQEQLKTLPAVGDIKASKLFAQIELSRQKSLRRWISALGFPAAGLKMVDRLDWPEMQAMSAEQWQTGRGVGKKNADRIMHFIEHPSVIALVETLQQEKLPAFNPTGGLGEN, from the coding sequence ATGCGTTATTCACAGTTTATTACATTGATTTTAATTCCATTTATCTCTTTTTCCGCTTATTGCTCACCCTTACCGCGTTGTCCACTGTGGTCGCCAACGCGTTTTGAGCAAGAGATAGATAAACTGTCGTCACAGCTTGATGGTTGGGATATTGAATATCACCAGCGGGGCAATAGCCAAATTGACGATGGGCTTTACGACAGCCTGCGAGAAAAACATAAATTTTGGCAGATATGTGCCAAAAAGGTCCCTACAGAACAGGTTCTCCCCAAAAGCAAAGCTCCTTTACTGCATCCAGTTGCTCATACCGGCTTAAAAAAACTGCCCGCTCAGGCTGACGTAAAGAGATGGATGAAGGGGAGGCATGGGCTGTGGATCCAGCCGAAAATCGATGGCATCGCAGTAACCCTTGTTTATCAGCAGGGCCAACTAATTTCTTTATTAAGCCGCGGCGATGGTCAATATGGCCAAGACTGGACGGATAAAGCTCGCTCTATTCCCGCCATTCCTCTGCAAATTCCAGATGTTTCGGCGCGCGTTATTTTGCAGGGTGAACTTTTTCTGTTGATGAACGGACATCAACAAGGCGTGTCTGGCGGGGTGAATGCCCGCGCGCAAGTTGCGGGTGCCATGATGCGAAATTCTCTGTCAACGCCGTTACCCAAAATGGGTATTTTCATATGGGAATGGCCCGATGGCCCAGGGCAGATGCAAGCTCGACTGCAACGGCTGAAAGAGATCGGGTTCCCTCTAACCGCTGAATACACTCAGCCTGTTAATCACTTTCATCAGGTAAGCGAATGGCGAAATTATTGGTTTCAGCATCCTCTGCCTTTTGCGACCGACGGCGTAGTGATCCGCCAGCAGGACGAGCCGGAAGGGCGCTTTTGGCGTAATCGTCCCGCCAATTGGGCCGTCGCGTGGAAATATCCTCTGGTGCGCAAAGACACCGAAGTTGTTGGCATTGAAACTTCCGTGGGGCGCAGTGGAAAGCGCTCAGTAGTTTTACTCCTCGAGCCTATCACACTCGATGATAAACAGGTTTCGCGCGTCAGCGTTGGCTCACCCGAAAAATTAAAGCAGTGGGGGATTATTATTGGTGACCGGGTGGTTGTTAGCCTGGCGGGGCAGGGGATACCGCGTCTTGATGAAGTCGTTTGGCGTGTGGCAGTTCGCAATGAAAATACAGTCTCGGTGGAGAAAACCACTGAAAATAAAAAAGCGGATATTTTCTCCTGCTTTAAACCCGATATGCACTGCCGCGAGCAGTTTCTGGCACGATTGGTATGGCTTAGCGGGCCTCAAGGATTGAACATGAGTGGATTCGGCCCCGGGACCTGGAAAAAGTTGCTCGATGCTCACCTGCTTACGTCACTGACAGGGTGGCTTTCTCTGAGTCAGGAGCAGCTAAAAACGTTGCCCGCCGTCGGCGATATAAAAGCCAGTAAGCTTTTTGCGCAAATTGAACTCTCGCGGCAGAAGAGCCTGCGGCGTTGGATCTCTGCACTGGGTTTCCCTGCCGCTGGGTTAAAAATGGTTGATAGGTTGGACTGGCCCGAAATGCAGGCAATGAGCGCCGAACAGTGGCAAACGGGGCGTGGAGTCGGTAAAAAAAACGCGGATCGGATAATGCATTTTATTGAGCACCCCAGCGTAATTGCTTTGGTTGAGACGCTACAGCAGGAGAAGCTGCCAGCATTCAATCCGACTGGCGGCTTAGGAGAAAATTGA
- the gmk gene encoding guanylate kinase, protein MVQGTLYIVSAPSGAGKSSLIQAYLKTQPLYDTQVSISHTTRQVRPGEKDGEHYFFVSKDEFCEMIGKDEFLEHAEVFGNYYGTSRKAIEQVLASGVDVFLDIDWQGAQQIRQRMPQARSIFVLPPSKDELDRRLRGRGQDSEDVIAKRMAQAVAEMTHFAEYDYLIVNDDFDLALSDLKTIIRAERLRLSRQKLRHDGLITKLLAD, encoded by the coding sequence ATGGTTCAAGGCACGCTATATATTGTCTCCGCCCCCAGTGGAGCAGGTAAATCAAGTCTGATTCAGGCTTATCTTAAAACTCAACCGTTATATGACACGCAGGTTTCGATTTCTCATACTACGCGTCAGGTTCGACCTGGTGAGAAAGACGGCGAGCATTATTTTTTCGTCTCTAAAGACGAATTCTGCGAGATGATCGGCAAAGACGAGTTTTTAGAACATGCCGAAGTGTTCGGTAATTATTACGGCACCTCACGCAAGGCCATTGAACAAGTTTTAGCTTCTGGCGTTGATGTGTTTTTAGATATCGACTGGCAGGGCGCGCAGCAAATTCGCCAGCGTATGCCCCAGGCACGCAGTATTTTTGTACTGCCGCCATCGAAAGATGAACTCGATCGCCGCCTGCGTGGCCGCGGTCAAGACAGCGAAGACGTTATCGCCAAACGCATGGCGCAGGCCGTTGCCGAGATGACACACTTCGCTGAGTACGACTATTTAATTGTGAATGATGATTTCGATTTGGCTCTATCGGATCTCAAAACTATTATTCGCGCTGAACGTCTTCGTCTGAGCCGTCAAAAGCTTCGTCATGACGGATTAATCACCAAACTATTGGCAGACTGA
- the rpoZ gene encoding DNA-directed RNA polymerase subunit omega, producing MARVTVQDAVEKIGNRFDLVLVAARRARQLQSGGKDPLVAEENDKFTVIALREIEEGLITNQILDARDRQEQKEQEATEIQAVTAIAEGRRPS from the coding sequence ATGGCACGCGTAACTGTTCAAGACGCTGTAGAAAAAATTGGTAACCGTTTTGACCTGGTGTTGGTGGCTGCTCGCCGCGCACGCCAGCTGCAATCTGGTGGTAAAGATCCACTGGTTGCTGAAGAGAACGACAAATTTACCGTTATTGCCCTGCGTGAAATCGAAGAAGGCCTGATCACCAATCAGATCCTCGACGCGCGCGATCGTCAGGAGCAAAAAGAGCAAGAAGCCACCGAGATTCAAGCAGTTACTGCTATCGCCGAAGGCCGTCGTCCTAGTTAA
- the spoT gene encoding bifunctional GTP diphosphokinase/guanosine-3',5'-bis pyrophosphate 3'-pyrophosphohydrolase, with the protein MYIFESLNQLIQKYLPEDQIKRLVQAYLVARDAHEGQTRSSGEPYITHPVAVACILAEMRLDHETLMAALLHDVIEDTPATYQDMEQLFGKSVAELVEGVSKLDKLKFQDKKEAQAENFRKMIMAMVQDIRVILIKLADRTHNMRTLGSLRPDKRRRIARETLEIYSPLAHRLGIHHLKTELEELGFEALYPNRYRVIKEVVKAARGNRKEMIQKILSEIEGRLTEAGIQCRVSGREKHLYSIYLKMHLKEQRFHSIMDIYAFRVIVKELDTCYRVLGQAHSLYKPRPGRVKDYIAIPKANGYQSLHTSLIGPHGVPVEVQIRTEDMDQMAEMGVAAHWAYKENGESNGTTAQIRAQRWLQSLLELQQSAGNSFEFIESVKSDLFPDEIYVFTPEGRIVELPAGATPVDFAYAVHTDIGHACVGARVDRQPYPLSQPLTSGQTIEIITAPGARPNAAWLNFVVSSRARAKIRQMLKNLKRDDSVSLGRRLLNHALGSGRKLTDLPPENIKKELDRMKLAAMDDLLAEIGLGNAMSLVVAKNLMGDQSSMASSGSRNLPIKGADGVLITFAKCCRPIPGDPIIAHVSPGKGLVVHHESCRNIRGYQKEPEKFMAVEWDDQETEQEFVAEIKVDMFNHQGGLANLTAAINAAQSNIQSLSSEEKDGRVYSAFIRLSTRDRVHLANIMRKIRIMPDVIKVTRNRN; encoded by the coding sequence TTGTACATCTTTGAAAGCCTGAATCAGCTGATTCAAAAATACCTGCCAGAGGACCAGATCAAGCGCCTCGTGCAGGCATACCTCGTTGCGCGGGACGCGCACGAGGGTCAGACACGCTCGAGCGGTGAGCCGTACATTACTCACCCTGTTGCCGTGGCCTGTATATTAGCTGAGATGAGACTCGACCATGAAACGTTGATGGCGGCGCTGTTACATGACGTCATCGAAGATACGCCAGCAACTTACCAGGACATGGAACAGTTATTTGGTAAAAGCGTTGCTGAACTGGTTGAGGGCGTTTCAAAGCTCGACAAGCTGAAATTCCAGGACAAGAAAGAAGCTCAGGCGGAGAACTTCCGCAAGATGATCATGGCGATGGTGCAAGACATCCGCGTCATTTTGATCAAACTGGCTGACCGTACCCATAATATGCGCACGCTGGGCTCTCTTCGTCCGGACAAACGTCGCCGCATTGCCCGTGAAACGCTAGAGATTTATAGCCCTCTGGCGCACAGGCTGGGTATTCATCACCTCAAAACCGAGCTTGAAGAGCTGGGTTTTGAGGCGTTGTACCCCAATCGTTATCGCGTTATCAAAGAAGTGGTGAAAGCCGCGCGCGGTAATCGTAAAGAGATGATCCAAAAAATCCTCTCCGAGATTGAGGGTCGCCTCACCGAGGCCGGCATTCAGTGTCGGGTGAGCGGGCGTGAAAAACACCTGTACTCGATTTATCTCAAAATGCATCTGAAAGAGCAGCGTTTCCATTCGATTATGGATATTTACGCCTTTCGGGTCATCGTTAAAGAGCTGGATACCTGCTACCGCGTACTCGGTCAGGCGCACAGCCTTTACAAGCCTCGCCCGGGCAGGGTCAAAGATTATATCGCCATACCAAAAGCCAACGGCTATCAGTCTCTGCATACGTCATTAATCGGGCCACACGGCGTGCCGGTTGAAGTTCAGATCCGTACCGAAGATATGGACCAGATGGCAGAGATGGGCGTGGCGGCGCACTGGGCTTATAAAGAGAACGGCGAAAGTAACGGCACGACGGCGCAAATTCGCGCTCAGCGCTGGCTGCAAAGCCTGCTCGAGCTTCAGCAGAGTGCCGGTAACTCCTTTGAATTCATCGAGAGCGTTAAATCTGACCTCTTCCCTGATGAAATCTACGTCTTTACACCGGAAGGCCGCATCGTTGAGCTGCCTGCTGGCGCGACGCCGGTCGACTTCGCCTACGCCGTGCATACCGATATCGGCCATGCCTGCGTCGGTGCACGCGTTGACCGCCAGCCTTACCCGCTTTCGCAGCCGCTGACCAGCGGCCAGACCATCGAGATAATAACCGCGCCGGGCGCACGTCCGAATGCGGCATGGTTAAACTTTGTGGTCAGCTCGAGAGCGCGGGCAAAAATTCGTCAGATGCTGAAAAATCTCAAACGTGACGACTCTGTCTCACTCGGTCGCCGTCTGTTAAATCATGCACTGGGAAGCGGGCGTAAACTTACCGACCTGCCGCCGGAAAATATCAAGAAAGAGCTCGACCGCATGAAGCTTGCCGCCATGGACGACCTGCTGGCTGAAATCGGCTTAGGGAATGCCATGAGCTTGGTGGTGGCTAAAAATCTGATGGGTGACCAGTCTTCGATGGCCTCCTCGGGTTCACGTAATCTGCCGATTAAAGGTGCAGACGGCGTGCTGATTACCTTTGCCAAATGCTGTCGTCCTATTCCGGGTGACCCGATTATTGCTCACGTTAGCCCGGGTAAAGGCCTTGTGGTTCACCACGAGTCTTGCCGAAACATTCGCGGCTATCAAAAAGAGCCTGAGAAGTTTATGGCGGTTGAGTGGGATGATCAGGAAACCGAGCAAGAATTTGTCGCCGAGATTAAAGTCGACATGTTTAATCATCAGGGCGGACTGGCCAATCTGACCGCGGCAATTAATGCGGCGCAGTCAAACATCCAAAGCCTGAGCAGCGAAGAAAAAGACGGTCGCGTCTACAGCGCGTTTATCCGCCTGAGCACCCGTGACCGCGTTCATCTGGCTAACATTATGCGTAAAATTCGTATCATGCCGGATGTGATTAAAGTTACCCGAAATAGAAACTAG
- the trmH gene encoding tRNA (guanosine(18)-2'-O)-methyltransferase TrmH, whose amino-acid sequence MTPERYARIREMLAARQPDLTVCMEQVHKPHNVSAVIRTADAVGVHEVHAVWPTSRMKTQGSFAAGANSWVQVKTHKTIQDAVAKMKAMGMQILATNLSEKAVDFRTIDYTRPTCILLGQEKTGITPEALALADSDIVIPMVGMVQSLNVSVASALILYEAQRQRQNAGMYQRTASVLKEKEQQRLLFEGGYPVLANVALRKKLPRPFIDDTGSIVADDAWWAAMQMTVAR is encoded by the coding sequence ATGACTCCTGAACGTTATGCGCGCATCCGTGAAATGCTGGCAGCACGCCAACCTGACCTGACCGTTTGTATGGAGCAGGTGCATAAGCCACATAACGTGTCTGCGGTTATCCGTACCGCCGATGCCGTTGGCGTTCATGAGGTTCACGCCGTTTGGCCGACCAGTCGAATGAAAACGCAGGGTTCGTTTGCCGCGGGTGCCAATAGTTGGGTGCAGGTCAAAACGCACAAGACAATTCAAGACGCCGTTGCCAAAATGAAGGCAATGGGCATGCAAATTCTGGCGACCAACCTGTCTGAGAAAGCGGTAGATTTCCGTACTATCGATTATACCCGCCCAACCTGTATTCTGTTGGGTCAGGAAAAAACCGGTATCACTCCTGAAGCGTTGGCACTGGCCGACAGCGATATCGTGATCCCGATGGTAGGCATGGTGCAGTCTCTCAACGTCTCGGTGGCGTCGGCGCTGATTCTTTATGAAGCACAGCGCCAACGTCAGAATGCCGGCATGTATCAGCGCACAGCCAGCGTTTTAAAAGAAAAAGAGCAGCAGCGCCTGCTGTTTGAGGGCGGATATCCCGTGCTGGCAAACGTGGCGCTGCGCAAAAAACTGCCCCGCCCTTTCATCGATGATACCGGCAGCATTGTTGCCGATGACGCCTGGTGGGCCGCGATGCAAATGACGGTTGCCAGATGA
- the recG gene encoding ATP-dependent DNA helicase RecG — MKGRLLDAVPLTSLTGVGASQAEKLAKIGLETIQDLLLHLPLRYEDRTRLYAINDLLPAIFATVEGEVLRTDISFGRRRMLTCQISDGTGLLTLRFFNFNAAMKNSLAAGRRVTAYGEIKRGTIGAEIIHPEYRVQGENSEVVLQESLTPVYPTTEGIRQATLRKLTDQALSLLDTQPIVELLPQELSRALMPLSQALHLLHRPPPDMQLADLEKGQHPAQRRLIMEELLAHNLSMLAVRAGTQSYKALPLGKDHKLMDTFLASLPFSPTGAQSRVVAEIEKDLAQGYPMMRLVQGDVGSGKTLVAALAALCAIAQGKQVGLMAPTELLAEQHANNFRQWFEPLGIQVGWLAGKQKGKARIAQQEAIASGQVSMVVGTHAIFQEQIQFSALALVIIDEQHRFGVHQRLALWEKGKQQGFHPHQLIMTATPIPRTLAMTAYADLDTSVIDELPPGRTPVTTVAIPDTRRSDIIQRVKSACMEENRQAYWVCTLIEESEMLEAQAAEATWEGLKIALPELKIGLVHGRMKAQEKQAVMQAFKQGEIQLLVATTVIEVGVDVPNASLMIIENPERLGLAQLHQLRGRVGRGAIASHCVLLYKTPLSKTAQKRLQVLRDSNDGFVIAQQDLEIRGPGELLGTRQTGSAEFKVADLLRDQAMIPEVQRIARHIQQQYPEHARALIERWLPERVRYTNA, encoded by the coding sequence ATGAAGGGCCGCCTGCTGGATGCCGTCCCGCTTACGTCCCTGACCGGCGTGGGCGCAAGTCAGGCAGAAAAGCTCGCAAAAATCGGCCTCGAAACTATTCAGGATTTACTGCTTCATCTTCCCCTGCGCTATGAAGACCGCACACGCCTCTACGCCATCAACGATTTACTGCCGGCGATTTTTGCCACCGTTGAAGGTGAAGTGCTGCGCACGGACATCAGTTTTGGCCGTCGTCGCATGCTCACCTGCCAGATAAGTGACGGCACCGGTCTGCTAACCCTGCGCTTTTTTAACTTTAATGCGGCAATGAAAAATAGCCTCGCCGCCGGTCGTCGAGTTACCGCTTATGGTGAGATAAAGCGCGGAACGATTGGCGCCGAGATTATTCATCCCGAATACCGCGTGCAGGGTGAAAACAGCGAAGTTGTTTTACAAGAATCACTGACGCCAGTTTATCCCACCACCGAAGGTATTCGTCAGGCCACGTTGCGCAAGCTGACCGACCAGGCATTATCACTGCTTGATACCCAACCCATTGTCGAACTTTTGCCGCAGGAGCTCAGCCGCGCGCTGATGCCACTGTCGCAGGCGTTGCATCTGTTACATCGCCCCCCGCCTGATATGCAGCTTGCCGACCTTGAAAAGGGTCAGCATCCGGCACAGCGCAGACTGATTATGGAAGAGCTGCTGGCTCACAACCTCAGCATGCTGGCGGTGCGTGCCGGAACGCAGAGCTACAAGGCGCTGCCGCTGGGAAAAGACCACAAGCTGATGGACACATTTTTAGCGTCGCTTCCGTTTAGCCCGACCGGCGCACAGAGTCGCGTGGTTGCCGAAATTGAAAAAGATTTGGCTCAGGGCTACCCGATGATGCGTCTGGTGCAGGGTGACGTCGGCTCCGGCAAAACGCTGGTCGCCGCACTCGCTGCGCTTTGCGCCATCGCTCAAGGCAAGCAGGTGGGCCTGATGGCACCGACCGAACTTTTGGCCGAGCAGCATGCCAATAACTTCCGCCAGTGGTTTGAACCGCTGGGAATTCAGGTCGGCTGGCTTGCAGGAAAACAAAAAGGCAAAGCGCGCATCGCCCAGCAAGAGGCGATTGCCAGCGGACAGGTATCGATGGTGGTTGGTACTCACGCCATCTTCCAGGAACAAATTCAGTTCTCCGCACTAGCACTGGTCATTATCGACGAGCAGCACCGCTTCGGCGTCCACCAGCGTTTGGCGCTGTGGGAAAAGGGCAAGCAGCAAGGCTTCCATCCGCATCAGTTGATCATGACCGCCACGCCAATTCCGCGCACGCTGGCGATGACTGCTTATGCAGATCTTGATACCTCGGTTATCGACGAACTGCCGCCAGGGCGCACGCCGGTCACTACCGTTGCCATTCCTGATACCCGCCGCAGCGACATTATCCAGCGGGTGAAAAGTGCCTGTATGGAAGAAAATCGTCAGGCTTACTGGGTCTGTACGCTGATTGAAGAATCGGAAATGCTTGAGGCTCAGGCGGCGGAAGCGACGTGGGAAGGGCTGAAAATCGCCCTGCCGGAGCTGAAGATCGGTTTGGTTCACGGTCGAATGAAAGCGCAGGAAAAGCAGGCAGTCATGCAGGCTTTCAAGCAAGGTGAAATACAGCTGCTGGTTGCCACCACGGTTATCGAGGTTGGCGTCGACGTGCCCAATGCCAGCCTGATGATTATTGAAAACCCCGAACGTTTGGGTCTAGCCCAGCTGCACCAGCTGCGCGGCCGCGTAGGGCGTGGTGCCATCGCCTCCCATTGCGTGCTGTTGTATAAAACGCCGCTAAGCAAAACCGCGCAGAAGCGTTTGCAAGTATTACGCGACAGCAACGACGGTTTTGTCATCGCACAGCAGGACCTGGAGATCCGCGGTCCGGGCGAACTGCTGGGTACGCGACAAACCGGCAGCGCCGAATTTAAAGTCGCCGATTTACTGCGCGACCAGGCGATGATCCCAGAAGTTCAGCGCATCGCCCGCCATATTCAGCAACAGTATCCCGAACATGCACGGGCGCTTATCGAACGCTGGCTGCCCGAGCGGGTTCGTTACACTAACGCTTGA
- a CDS encoding NCS2 family protein, with protein MKNARFRLNRVPNVTTQSAEPEAQRQSPETTRNSELIYRLEDRPPLPQTLFAACQHLLAMFVAVITPALLICQALGLPAQDTQHIISMSLFASGLASILQIKTWGPVGSGLLSIQGTSFNFVAPLIMGGMAIKNGGADVPTMMAALFGTLMVASCTEILLSRVLHLARRIITPLVSGIVVMIIGLSLIQVGLTSIGGGYAAMSDHTFGAPKNLILAAVVLVVIILLNRQRNPYLRVASLVIAMAVGYAVAWGMDMLPAATPAATTHWITLPTPLYYGLGFDWNLLVPLMLIFMVTSLETIGDITATSDVSEQPVSGPLYMKRIKGGVLANGLNSMLSAVFNTFPNSCFGQNNGVIQLTGVASRYVGFVVALMLIVLGLFPAVAGFVQHIPEPVLGGATIVMFGTIAASGVRIVSRERLNRRAIMIMALSLAVGMGVSQQPLILQFAPDWLKTLLSSGIAAGGITAIVLNLVFPREP; from the coding sequence ATGAAAAATGCCCGCTTTCGGCTTAACAGGGTGCCCAACGTGACAACACAATCTGCCGAGCCAGAGGCTCAGCGCCAATCGCCAGAAACTACACGCAACAGTGAATTAATCTATCGGCTGGAAGACCGCCCGCCGTTGCCACAAACGCTGTTTGCGGCCTGTCAGCACCTGCTGGCGATGTTTGTTGCTGTTATCACTCCCGCATTGTTGATTTGTCAGGCTTTGGGTCTGCCCGCTCAGGATACTCAGCACATTATTAGTATGTCGCTGTTTGCCTCCGGTTTGGCGTCAATTCTGCAAATCAAAACCTGGGGTCCGGTCGGTTCTGGCCTGCTGTCCATTCAGGGAACCAGTTTCAACTTCGTGGCACCGTTAATTATGGGCGGCATGGCGATTAAAAATGGCGGGGCCGATGTTCCTACCATGATGGCCGCGCTGTTCGGCACGCTTATGGTGGCGTCATGCACCGAGATTTTGCTCTCGCGCGTATTGCATCTTGCGCGCCGCATTATTACCCCGCTGGTTTCCGGTATTGTGGTGATGATCATCGGCCTGTCTCTTATTCAGGTAGGATTAACGTCTATTGGCGGTGGCTATGCCGCGATGAGCGACCACACTTTTGGTGCGCCGAAAAACCTGATTCTGGCTGCCGTGGTTCTGGTGGTGATTATTCTGCTCAACCGCCAGCGTAACCCCTACTTGCGTGTCGCCTCGCTGGTAATAGCTATGGCGGTGGGCTACGCGGTTGCCTGGGGCATGGACATGCTGCCCGCTGCGACACCGGCTGCAACAACGCACTGGATAACCCTGCCTACCCCGCTCTATTACGGCCTTGGCTTCGACTGGAATCTGCTTGTTCCGCTGATGCTTATCTTTATGGTGACCTCGCTGGAAACCATTGGTGATATCACCGCTACCTCCGACGTTTCAGAGCAGCCGGTCAGCGGTCCGCTGTATATGAAACGCATTAAGGGTGGCGTGCTGGCTAATGGCCTGAACTCGATGCTGTCTGCGGTGTTCAACACCTTCCCCAACTCCTGCTTCGGCCAGAATAATGGCGTTATCCAGCTGACCGGCGTTGCCAGTCGCTATGTCGGATTTGTGGTAGCGCTGATGTTGATTGTGCTAGGCCTGTTTCCGGCGGTGGCGGGCTTCGTGCAACATATCCCCGAACCGGTGCTCGGCGGGGCGACTATCGTGATGTTTGGCACTATTGCTGCATCTGGCGTGCGCATCGTGTCGAGAGAGCGTCTTAATCGCCGTGCGATTATGATCATGGCGCTGTCGCTGGCCGTAGGGATGGGCGTTTCACAACAGCCGCTGATCCTGCAATTTGCACCAGACTGGCTCAAAACATTGCTCTCCTCCGGCATTGCCGCAGGCGGTATTACGGCCATCGTGCTGAATCTGGTCTTCCCGCGCGAACCGTAG
- a CDS encoding AsmA family protein, translating to MKFIGKLLLTIALLLVLAIVILYVLLQTRWAAGSLSRWVSDNSEYHLSFDKVDHSWSTPSCITLSGVKFGEKNQPDVLDANEVDFDLSWRQITDPRFFDRLVLVDGTLNLSPSPLNLPLQANTLQLNNIALNGSLEQWKVAGKNVNAGITPWQPAKNAVLGNNAQFQLSADTLALDDIPANNVLIQGRINNQQLTLSNFGADMARGQLTGKASRSIDGSWTVDNLRLSNIRLQSAQPISTFWQEFVKLPKVEIKRLDLIDARLQGQNWAFTDLDMTITDVTLQQGDWQSSDGQLSLNATDLIDGNLHFLDPIVNLDLSPQGVAIRQFGTRWEGGLLRTTGSWDRATKSLKLDDVSVAALEYTLPQNWRQLWVDTLPDWLSEVSVDKFTANRNLIIDISPDFPFQLTALDGFGTNLQLAHNHQWGIWSGKLNLNASDATFNKNDVRRPSLALEASADKVNITELSAFTKEGLLEATATVSQQPQRDFSVKLNGRAVPANELQNWGWPETSLQGNVNLQLNLQGQMPANVDFKPTLSGTLHATGNDGKQVQQQMTKGVTGPAQ from the coding sequence ATGAAATTTATCGGTAAATTGCTGCTGACAATAGCCCTGCTGTTGGTTTTGGCAATCGTCATACTGTACGTTTTACTGCAAACACGTTGGGCCGCTGGCTCGCTTAGCCGTTGGGTGAGTGATAACAGTGAATATCATCTGTCGTTTGATAAAGTCGATCACTCCTGGTCTACCCCTTCGTGCATCACGCTTTCTGGGGTGAAGTTTGGTGAAAAAAATCAGCCGGACGTGCTTGATGCCAACGAGGTTGATTTCGACCTGAGCTGGCGTCAAATTACCGATCCGCGCTTTTTCGACCGGCTGGTGCTGGTAGACGGCACGCTGAACCTTTCTCCTTCTCCGTTGAATCTGCCGCTGCAGGCAAATACGCTGCAGTTAAATAATATTGCGCTGAACGGCAGCCTTGAACAGTGGAAAGTGGCGGGCAAAAACGTGAATGCGGGAATTACGCCGTGGCAACCGGCCAAGAACGCGGTATTAGGCAACAATGCCCAATTCCAATTGAGTGCAGACACGCTGGCGCTGGACGATATTCCAGCTAATAATGTGTTGATTCAAGGACGTATAAACAACCAGCAGCTGACGCTGAGTAATTTTGGCGCAGATATGGCCCGTGGGCAGCTCACAGGCAAAGCCAGTCGCAGCATCGACGGCAGCTGGACGGTGGATAATTTGCGTTTGAGCAACATCAGGCTGCAAAGCGCACAGCCTATTTCTACCTTCTGGCAGGAGTTTGTGAAACTGCCGAAAGTGGAGATCAAACGTCTGGACCTGATTGATGCCCGCCTGCAGGGTCAAAACTGGGCCTTCACCGATTTAGACATGACCATTACCGACGTTACGCTGCAGCAGGGCGACTGGCAGAGTAGCGACGGACAACTTTCGCTGAATGCTACCGATCTGATTGACGGCAATCTGCACTTCCTCGATCCGATCGTCAATCTCGACCTTTCCCCACAGGGCGTTGCCATCCGACAATTTGGCACCCGCTGGGAAGGTGGTCTGCTGCGCACTACCGGTAGCTGGGATCGCGCAACCAAAAGTCTGAAGCTTGATGATGTCAGCGTTGCCGCCCTGGAATACACGCTGCCGCAGAACTGGCGCCAACTATGGGTTGATACGCTGCCGGACTGGTTGTCAGAAGTCTCCGTCGATAAGTTTACGGCTAACCGCAACCTGATCATTGATATATCACCTGATTTCCCGTTCCAGCTCACCGCGCTCGACGGTTTTGGTACCAACCTGCAGTTGGCACACAATCATCAGTGGGGGATTTGGTCGGGCAAACTGAATCTTAACGCCAGCGACGCCACGTTTAACAAAAATGACGTTCGCCGCCCTTCTCTGGCGCTGGAAGCCAGTGCTGACAAGGTCAACATTACCGAGCTGAGCGCTTTTACCAAAGAGGGGCTGCTTGAGGCCACCGCCACCGTTAGCCAGCAGCCGCAGCGTGACTTCTCGGTGAAACTAAATGGTCGCGCAGTACCTGCCAATGAATTGCAAAACTGGGGATGGCCGGAAACTTCGTTACAGGGCAATGTAAACCTGCAGCTAAACCTGCAAGGCCAGATGCCTGCCAACGTTGATTTCAAACCCACATTGAGTGGCACGCTTCACGCCACTGGCAACGACGGCAAGCAAGTCCAACAGCAAATGACCAAAGGTGTAACAGGACCGGCTCAATAA